A region from the Bacteroidota bacterium genome encodes:
- a CDS encoding phosphoribosylformylglycinamidine cyclo-ligase → MNDHQRYQQRGVSAAKEDVHRAIRNLDKGLYPNAFCKVMPDVLGGDPEMCNIMHADGAGTKSALAYLYWKETGDLSVWHGIAQDAVVMNTDDLLCVGVTDGMLLSSTIGRNKHLVPGEVIAAIIEGTELFLEKMRSYGIGIWLSGGETADLGDLVRTVVVDSTVVARVPRNKVIENRIKPGNVIVGFASFGKATYEDAYNGGMGSNGLTSARHDVFAKYLAQRYPESFDPHVPAELVYSGPWELTDPTEIQGVDMGRLVLSPTRTYAPLVRQILENHSGAIHGMIHCSGGGQTKVLHFVQDVHIVKDKLFGLPPLFSIIREASGTPWSEMYRVFNMGHRLEIYTDETSAGEMISLAGSFGIEAKIVGHVEPFKGKKLTISSAFGEFVY, encoded by the coding sequence ATGAACGATCACCAGCGCTATCAGCAAAGAGGCGTATCGGCGGCCAAAGAAGATGTGCACAGGGCCATACGTAATCTGGATAAAGGCCTGTATCCCAATGCGTTCTGCAAGGTGATGCCGGATGTGCTCGGTGGTGATCCCGAAATGTGCAACATCATGCATGCCGACGGAGCCGGCACCAAATCCGCCCTGGCTTACCTCTATTGGAAAGAAACAGGCGACCTGAGCGTGTGGCATGGCATAGCCCAGGATGCAGTGGTGATGAATACCGACGACCTGTTGTGTGTGGGTGTAACCGATGGCATGCTGCTATCGTCAACGATCGGACGCAACAAGCACCTGGTGCCGGGCGAAGTGATTGCCGCCATCATCGAAGGCACCGAGCTCTTTCTGGAAAAGATGCGATCTTACGGCATCGGTATCTGGCTGAGCGGAGGCGAAACCGCCGACCTGGGCGACCTTGTGCGGACAGTGGTGGTTGACAGTACCGTTGTAGCCAGGGTGCCGCGAAATAAGGTGATAGAAAACCGCATCAAACCCGGAAACGTCATTGTCGGCTTTGCCTCCTTCGGTAAGGCCACTTACGAGGATGCCTACAACGGCGGCATGGGCAGCAATGGCCTGACTTCGGCCAGGCACGACGTTTTTGCGAAATATCTTGCACAGCGCTATCCCGAAAGTTTCGACCCCCATGTGCCTGCCGAACTTGTCTATTCAGGGCCATGGGAACTGACCGATCCAACAGAGATACAGGGAGTGGATATGGGCAGGCTGGTGCTTTCGCCCACCCGGACTTATGCGCCTCTGGTACGCCAGATCCTGGAAAATCATTCTGGAGCCATCCACGGCATGATCCATTGCAGCGGAGGCGGACAAACCAAAGTGCTTCATTTTGTGCAGGATGTACACATTGTAAAAGATAAACTCTTCGGATTGCCACCGCTTTTCAGTATCATCAGGGAGGCTTCGGGCACACCCTGGAGCGAGATGTACCGGGTATTCAACATGGGTCACAGGCTGGAGATTTACACCGATGAAACCTCGGCTGGAGAGATGATCAGCCTCGCCGGATCTTTTGGCATCGAGGCTAAAATAGTTGGCCATGTTGAACCATTCAAAGGAAAAAAGCTGACCATCAGCAGCGCTTTTGGCGAGTTTGTGTACTGA
- the prfA gene encoding peptide chain release factor 1, translating into MTDKLEDIRRRWEEMGEQLNDPAVMADMKRYVKLNKDYKDLEPVVRAFAEYKDVLRGMEDARELMRTEKDEDFRAMARQELDELEARKEQLEEEIRLMLIPKDPQDSKNAVVEIRAGTGGDEASIFAGDLYRMYIKYCERKGWRTELVDMSEGTVGGFKEIIFNVIGENAYGILKFESGVHRVQRVPKTETQGRIHTSAASVVVLPEAEEFDIELNEKDIRKETFCSSGPGGQSVNTTYSAVRLTHIPSGIVVSCQDEKSQIKNLAKAMKVLRTRLFEREYSKYLEEIASKRKTMVSTGDRSAKIRTYNWPQGRVTDHRINLTLYNLQSIIDGDLDELIEKLQMAENAERLKTELENT; encoded by the coding sequence ATAACTGATAAGCTGGAAGATATCCGCCGCAGATGGGAAGAAATGGGCGAACAGCTCAACGATCCGGCTGTGATGGCCGATATGAAGCGGTATGTGAAGCTGAACAAGGACTATAAAGACCTTGAACCTGTGGTCAGGGCTTTTGCCGAGTACAAGGATGTGCTCAGAGGCATGGAAGATGCACGCGAGCTGATGCGCACCGAGAAGGATGAAGATTTCAGGGCCATGGCCCGTCAGGAACTCGATGAGCTCGAAGCGCGCAAGGAGCAGCTGGAGGAAGAAATCCGGTTGATGCTGATTCCCAAAGACCCTCAGGACAGCAAAAATGCAGTGGTCGAGATCAGGGCAGGCACCGGTGGCGACGAAGCCAGTATTTTTGCCGGCGACCTCTACCGCATGTATATCAAATATTGTGAGCGCAAAGGCTGGCGCACCGAGCTCGTGGATATGAGCGAAGGCACAGTAGGCGGGTTTAAAGAAATCATATTCAATGTGATAGGCGAAAATGCCTATGGCATCCTGAAGTTCGAAAGCGGAGTGCACCGGGTGCAGCGTGTGCCCAAAACCGAGACCCAGGGCCGCATCCATACCTCCGCCGCCAGCGTGGTGGTCTTGCCCGAAGCCGAAGAATTCGACATCGAACTCAACGAAAAAGACATTCGTAAAGAAACTTTCTGCTCTTCAGGCCCAGGCGGTCAATCGGTAAATACTACCTACTCAGCAGTGCGTCTTACCCATATCCCCAGCGGTATTGTGGTTTCGTGTCAGGACGAGAAATCACAGATCAAGAACCTGGCCAAAGCCATGAAAGTGCTTCGCACCCGCCTGTTTGAACGGGAATACAGCAAATACCTCGAAGAGATAGCCTCAAAGCGCAAAACCATGGTGAGCACCGGCGACCGTTCGGCCAAGATTCGCACCTACAACTGGCCGCAGGGCAGGGTGACCGATCACCGCATCAACCTTACCCTATATAACCTGCAATCTATCATCGACGGCGATCTCGACGAACTGATCGAAAAACTCCAGATGGCCGAAAATGCGGAGCGATTAAAAACTGAGCTCGAAAATACCTGA
- the pyrF gene encoding orotidine-5'-phosphate decarboxylase: MNQQALVEQIIRKQSFLCVGLDTDAGRIPAILGKEPDPVFAFNKAIIDATAPFAVAFKPNTAFYEAGGVKGWASLEKTISYIKQQYPDMLVIADAKRGDIGNTSANYARAFFEVMDADAVTVAPYMGFDSVSPFLAWKDRWTVLLAATSNEGSADFQQLVDERGQKLYEQVVRKACSWAGPDQLMFVVGATKPAELRIIRNLAPEYFFLVPGVGAQGGSLAEVAEYAMTRRCGIIVNASRSVIYASNGADFAEAAASEAAKMQAEMKTLLEEKGVV; encoded by the coding sequence ATGAACCAGCAAGCCCTTGTTGAGCAAATCATCCGCAAGCAATCATTTCTGTGTGTCGGACTCGATACCGATGCAGGGCGCATCCCGGCCATCCTTGGTAAAGAACCCGATCCTGTGTTTGCCTTCAACAAGGCCATCATCGATGCCACAGCGCCTTTCGCGGTTGCCTTTAAACCCAACACAGCATTCTACGAAGCAGGAGGAGTCAAAGGTTGGGCCAGCCTCGAAAAAACAATTTCCTATATCAAACAGCAATATCCCGACATGCTCGTGATTGCTGACGCCAAACGGGGAGACATTGGTAACACTTCGGCCAACTACGCCCGCGCTTTTTTTGAAGTGATGGATGCCGATGCTGTCACAGTTGCCCCTTACATGGGGTTCGACTCGGTGAGTCCGTTTCTGGCCTGGAAAGACAGATGGACGGTGCTGTTGGCTGCCACATCCAATGAGGGGTCGGCTGATTTTCAGCAGCTTGTGGACGAGCGTGGCCAAAAACTCTATGAGCAGGTGGTACGCAAGGCGTGCTCATGGGCTGGTCCGGACCAGCTGATGTTTGTTGTAGGTGCCACAAAACCAGCGGAACTGCGCATAATCAGGAACCTTGCACCAGAGTATTTTTTTCTTGTGCCCGGGGTGGGTGCCCAGGGGGGAAGCCTGGCCGAGGTTGCTGAATATGCCATGACCAGGAGGTGTGGTATCATCGTAAATGCTTCAAGGTCGGTTATTTATGCCTCGAATGGCGCCGACTTTGCAGAAGCGGCAGCCAGCGAAGCCGCGAAGATGCAGGCAGAGATGAAAACCTTGCTCGAAGAAAAGGGGGTGGTCTAA
- a CDS encoding branched-chain amino acid aminotransferase yields MKTNNPLMDTIEDINWSSLPFGYFRTDYNVRCTYRDGKWGELEVSDSEYISIHMAATGLHYGQEAFEGLKAYRGADGKVRLFRWQENARRMRMSASGIMMAIPPEELFFEAINKAVRLNARFIPPYGTGSSLYIRPLLFGSGAQVGVKPAKEYMFVVFVTPVGPYFKEGFNPVKVQLVRDYDRAAPLGTGHIKVGGNYAASLRAAERAHAEGYASVLFLDAKEKKYIDEAGPANFFGIREKAYITPKSCTILPSVTNKSIEILAADLGLKVERRPVPVEELETFEEAGACGTAAIISPFKSIYDRELKKEYYYGETAGPWSTMLYKTLKGIQYGEIEDKFGWTTILEGI; encoded by the coding sequence ATGAAAACAAATAATCCCCTTATGGACACGATTGAAGATATTAACTGGAGCAGCCTGCCATTTGGCTATTTCCGTACCGACTACAATGTGAGGTGCACCTACCGCGACGGCAAGTGGGGCGAGCTGGAAGTAAGCGACAGCGAATACATCAGCATCCACATGGCCGCCACGGGCCTTCACTATGGCCAGGAAGCCTTCGAAGGGCTGAAAGCCTATCGGGGTGCGGATGGCAAGGTAAGGTTGTTTCGCTGGCAGGAGAATGCCCGCCGCATGCGGATGTCGGCCAGCGGAATCATGATGGCCATCCCGCCCGAGGAGCTGTTTTTCGAAGCCATCAACAAGGCAGTGCGGCTCAATGCGCGTTTCATTCCGCCCTATGGCACCGGCTCCTCGCTCTACATCAGGCCATTGCTGTTTGGTTCGGGCGCGCAGGTAGGTGTCAAACCTGCCAAAGAGTACATGTTTGTAGTTTTTGTAACCCCGGTAGGGCCTTACTTCAAAGAAGGTTTCAATCCGGTCAAGGTGCAACTGGTGCGCGATTACGACCGCGCCGCGCCGCTCGGCACAGGCCATATCAAAGTTGGCGGAAACTACGCTGCAAGCCTCAGGGCAGCCGAGCGCGCACATGCCGAAGGATATGCTTCGGTGCTGTTTCTCGACGCCAAAGAGAAAAAATATATCGACGAAGCCGGTCCGGCCAATTTCTTTGGCATACGCGAAAAGGCCTACATTACGCCTAAATCGTGCACCATCCTTCCATCAGTTACCAACAAAAGCATCGAAATCCTCGCAGCCGACCTTGGCCTGAAAGTAGAACGCCGTCCCGTGCCGGTGGAAGAACTCGAAACCTTCGAAGAAGCCGGAGCCTGCGGAACCGCCGCCATCATCAGCCCCTTCAAGTCGATTTACGACCGGGAACTGAAAAAGGAATACTACTACGGCGAAACCGCAGGACCCTGGTCAACAATGCTCTACAAAACACTGAAGGGTATTCAGTACGGCGAAATTGAGGACAAATTTGGCTGGACGACCATACTCGAAGGAATCTAA
- a CDS encoding DUF554 domain-containing protein codes for MLGTIVNVLAVLAGGIAGLMLHARLPERYTGTLFQAIGLFTLALGMVMAFRAQEWILVVLSLIPGALVGELLKLESFFDKLANQIGKRTGAGGSRFNQGLMTAFLLFCMGSMTILGAVEEGIHGNRSLYYIKSIMDGISAMALASGLGVGVVFSIVPLFLYQAGLTLLAAWFGASMPELMISTLTATGGIILLGLGLNILELSKIKVLNLLPALVFALVAAWLFPFFS; via the coding sequence ATTCTCGGAACAATTGTCAACGTACTCGCGGTGCTTGCCGGAGGCATTGCCGGACTGATGTTGCATGCGCGCCTGCCCGAGCGATATACAGGCACACTGTTTCAAGCCATCGGGCTGTTTACCCTTGCCCTGGGCATGGTCATGGCTTTCAGGGCACAGGAGTGGATCCTGGTGGTGCTCAGCCTCATTCCGGGTGCATTGGTTGGCGAGTTGCTCAAACTTGAAAGCTTTTTTGACAAGCTCGCAAACCAGATCGGAAAACGCACAGGTGCGGGAGGAAGCCGTTTCAATCAGGGGCTGATGACAGCCTTTCTGCTTTTCTGCATGGGTTCGATGACAATTCTCGGGGCCGTGGAAGAAGGCATTCACGGAAACAGGTCGCTGTATTACATTAAATCCATCATGGATGGCATCAGCGCCATGGCCCTGGCCTCCGGATTGGGTGTTGGGGTGGTGTTTTCGATCGTTCCCCTGTTCCTGTATCAGGCTGGACTCACCCTGCTGGCTGCCTGGTTTGGTGCATCCATGCCCGAACTGATGATCAGCACACTCACTGCCACCGGAGGCATCATCCTGCTCGGCCTCGGCCTCAATATTCTGGAATTAAGCAAGATAAAGGTGCTCAACCTTTTGCCCGCATTGGTCTTTGCGTTGGTTGCCGCATGGCTTTTTCCTTTCTTTTCGTGA
- a CDS encoding SAM-dependent methyltransferase, with the protein MESTTASDRLWNTLAKSVADATFVKLVLSKPRRKQDELRRLSVRPVHIKGTRMLQTTEHYDRREIVKNYPTEEAVALCISYFKSNFLEANLFTASEHLQLLSNLKGNAKLIAKPLKEARQADLSHDRPKKRLIDSAGIHWLRLGITDLQGRVLPSMQFKFKQIHQYLTILQPMLEPLLKKDKLRVVDMGAGKGYLTFAIYEYLSANYTGQLEVTGVEQRAELVDQTNQIASEAGFDRLKFVQGQIAGFDATGTDVLIALHACDTATDDAIGAGIRAGAQLIVCAPCCHKQVRNAMLPPGTLPMLSYGILWERQAEILTDTLRALIMEKHGYKSHIQEFIDMGHTPKNLLLTGVKSPNPTNAAETEAKIAALKKQFGISWHQLERIL; encoded by the coding sequence ATGGAATCGACAACCGCAAGTGATCGCCTGTGGAATACCCTGGCAAAATCAGTAGCCGATGCTACTTTCGTCAAGCTTGTCCTGAGCAAACCAAGGCGCAAGCAGGATGAACTCCGCCGCCTGAGCGTGCGTCCTGTACACATCAAAGGCACACGCATGCTCCAGACCACCGAGCATTACGACAGACGGGAAATAGTAAAAAACTATCCCACGGAGGAGGCTGTGGCGTTGTGTATCAGCTATTTTAAGAGCAACTTCCTGGAAGCCAATCTGTTCACTGCCAGCGAACACCTTCAGCTACTCAGCAATCTCAAAGGAAACGCTAAACTGATTGCCAAACCGCTCAAAGAAGCCAGGCAAGCCGATCTGAGTCACGACAGACCAAAAAAACGACTCATCGACAGCGCAGGAATCCACTGGTTGCGCCTTGGGATTACCGACCTTCAGGGCAGGGTATTGCCTTCCATGCAATTCAAATTCAAACAGATACACCAATATCTTACCATCCTGCAGCCCATGCTTGAGCCTTTGTTGAAGAAAGACAAGCTCAGGGTGGTTGACATGGGAGCCGGAAAAGGGTACCTCACATTTGCTATTTACGAATACCTGAGCGCCAACTATACCGGGCAGCTTGAGGTGACCGGTGTAGAGCAGAGGGCCGAACTGGTAGATCAAACAAACCAGATTGCATCCGAAGCCGGTTTCGACAGGCTGAAGTTCGTTCAGGGCCAAATTGCCGGCTTCGATGCCACAGGAACCGATGTCCTCATCGCCCTGCATGCCTGCGACACTGCCACCGACGATGCCATCGGGGCCGGTATCAGGGCAGGAGCGCAACTCATAGTGTGTGCCCCCTGCTGCCACAAACAGGTACGCAACGCCATGCTGCCCCCAGGCACCCTGCCCATGCTCAGTTATGGCATCCTTTGGGAACGCCAGGCTGAGATTCTGACCGATACCCTCAGGGCATTGATTATGGAAAAGCACGGGTACAAATCTCATATCCAGGAGTTTATCGATATGGGTCATACCCCAAAAAACCTTCTTCTGACCGGAGTCAAATCACCTAATCCTACCAATGCAGCCGAAACCGAAGCAAAAATCGCAGCATTGAAAAAACAGTTCGGCATCAGCTGGCACCAGCTCGAACGGATACTATAA
- the htpG gene encoding molecular chaperone HtpG yields the protein MHKGTIDVRTENIFPIIKKFLYSDHEIFLRELVSNAVDATQKLKTLSSAGEVKGELGDLTIQVEVDKKKKTITVRDRGIGMTREEVEKYINQIAFSSAEEFVAQFKNKSQAEANAIIGHFGLGFYSAFMVAEKVELFTLSYREGAEPVKWECDGSPEYTITETKKSDRGTEVVLHIDKENEEFLEEYKIRELLNKYCKFLPVPIQFGTRKEEEPIEGETDKDGNPKTRTVEKPWIINNTFPLWKKSPSEVTEEEYRKFYNELYPFSFEEPLFNIHLNVDYPFNLTGILYFPKVKHNYELQRNKIQLYCNQVFVTDSVEGIVPDFLTLLHGVIDSPDIPLNVSRSFLQSDQNVKKISGHITKKVADKLEELFKKDREAFEKKWNDIRIFIQYGMISEPKFYERAEKFVLLKNVEDKYFTLEEYKKHIEDKQKDKDGALVVLYAGNTDEQYGYIEAARERGYDVLVMDGVLDAHFINTLEQKMSKIRFVRVDSNTVDKLIEKEDDKLPSKLSEAQKQSLKAEFEAVVDKTRFEVLFEPMSESDAPVVITQNEFMRRYKDMSAVGGSPMMGLGDLPEQYNLVVNENHPIVAGLMSKDEEGRKKLVSYLYDLARLSKNLLRGKELNDFIKASMENLA from the coding sequence ATGCACAAAGGAACCATCGACGTCAGAACAGAGAACATTTTTCCCATCATCAAGAAATTTCTTTATTCCGACCACGAAATCTTTCTCCGCGAGCTGGTAAGCAATGCCGTGGATGCCACCCAGAAGCTCAAAACCCTCTCTTCGGCCGGCGAAGTGAAAGGCGAGCTGGGCGACCTTACCATACAGGTTGAGGTGGATAAGAAAAAGAAAACCATCACTGTGCGCGACCGGGGTATCGGCATGACGCGCGAAGAGGTGGAAAAATACATCAACCAGATCGCCTTTTCGAGTGCAGAAGAGTTTGTGGCACAATTCAAAAATAAATCGCAGGCCGAGGCCAATGCCATCATCGGGCACTTTGGGCTTGGATTTTACTCGGCCTTTATGGTTGCCGAAAAAGTGGAACTGTTTACCCTGAGCTACCGCGAAGGCGCCGAACCGGTGAAATGGGAATGCGACGGCAGCCCGGAATACACCATCACTGAAACCAAAAAATCTGATCGGGGCACCGAAGTCGTGCTGCATATTGACAAGGAAAACGAAGAATTCCTTGAAGAATACAAGATCAGGGAGCTGCTGAACAAATACTGCAAGTTTTTGCCTGTGCCCATTCAGTTTGGCACCCGCAAGGAAGAAGAACCCATTGAAGGCGAAACCGACAAGGATGGAAATCCAAAGACCAGAACGGTCGAAAAACCCTGGATTATTAACAACACCTTCCCGCTCTGGAAAAAATCGCCATCGGAAGTCACGGAGGAAGAATACAGGAAGTTCTACAACGAGCTGTATCCGTTCAGCTTCGAGGAGCCGCTGTTCAATATCCACCTCAATGTGGATTATCCTTTCAATCTGACAGGGATACTTTATTTTCCGAAGGTGAAGCACAACTATGAGCTTCAGCGCAATAAAATTCAGCTCTACTGCAACCAGGTGTTTGTGACCGATTCGGTGGAAGGCATCGTGCCCGATTTTCTCACCTTGCTCCATGGGGTCATCGATTCGCCCGACATTCCGCTCAATGTGAGCCGCTCGTTCCTGCAAAGCGATCAGAATGTCAAAAAGATATCGGGCCACATCACCAAAAAGGTTGCCGACAAGCTGGAAGAGCTCTTCAAAAAAGACCGCGAAGCCTTCGAGAAAAAATGGAACGACATCAGAATTTTCATCCAGTACGGCATGATATCCGAGCCGAAATTTTACGAGCGCGCCGAAAAGTTTGTGCTGCTCAAAAACGTGGAGGACAAGTACTTCACGCTCGAGGAGTATAAAAAGCACATCGAAGACAAGCAGAAAGACAAAGATGGTGCCCTTGTGGTGCTCTATGCCGGCAACACCGACGAGCAGTACGGCTACATCGAAGCTGCCCGTGAGCGCGGATACGATGTGTTGGTGATGGATGGTGTGCTCGATGCCCACTTCATCAATACCCTGGAACAGAAAATGAGTAAGATCCGCTTTGTGCGGGTGGACAGCAATACGGTGGACAAGCTCATCGAAAAGGAAGACGACAAGCTGCCCAGCAAGCTCAGCGAAGCGCAAAAGCAGAGCTTAAAAGCTGAATTCGAGGCTGTTGTGGACAAGACCCGTTTCGAAGTTCTGTTCGAGCCCATGAGCGAAAGCGATGCACCCGTGGTCATCACTCAGAACGAATTCATGCGCCGCTACAAAGACATGTCGGCTGTGGGCGGCAGTCCGATGATGGGCCTGGGCGACCTGCCGGAACAATACAACCTGGTAGTTAATGAGAACCATCCGATTGTAGCAGGCCTGATGTCGAAAGATGAAGAGGGGCGTAAAAAGTTGGTAAGCTATCTGTATGACCTTGCCCGTTTGTCGAAAAATCTGCTCAGGGGTAAAGAGTTGAACGACTTCATCAAAGCCAGTATGGAAAATCTGGCCTGA
- a CDS encoding LemA family protein yields the protein MKKTLITIGVIVVVILLFYSFFKNTYNNMVRLGEQVDAQWAQVENVYQRRADLIPNLVNTVKGFAAQEQDVLIGVVEARAKATSVNLSADNLTPENLKAFQEAQAGLSSALARLMVVVEQYPELKSNQNFLELQSQLEGTENRIAVERMKFNDTTREFNTFIKSFPQNLLAGMFGFEAKPYFEAKEGAEEAPKVEF from the coding sequence ATGAAAAAAACCCTCATCACCATTGGTGTAATCGTTGTTGTAATCCTTTTGTTTTACAGCTTCTTCAAGAACACCTATAATAACATGGTGCGTCTTGGGGAGCAGGTGGATGCCCAGTGGGCTCAGGTGGAAAACGTGTACCAGCGCCGGGCCGACCTGATTCCCAACCTGGTGAATACGGTTAAAGGTTTTGCAGCCCAGGAGCAGGACGTCCTGATTGGGGTGGTCGAAGCAAGGGCCAAAGCCACCTCGGTAAACCTATCGGCCGACAACCTGACCCCCGAAAACCTCAAGGCATTTCAGGAAGCACAGGCCGGCCTCAGCAGCGCATTGGCCCGCCTGATGGTGGTGGTGGAGCAATATCCTGAACTCAAGTCGAATCAAAACTTTCTCGAACTTCAGTCGCAGCTCGAAGGTACCGAAAACCGCATTGCTGTAGAGCGCATGAAATTTAACGACACCACCAGGGAATTCAACACTTTCATCAAGTCGTTCCCGCAGAACCTGCTGGCAGGCATGTTTGGTTTCGAAGCAAAGCCATATTTCGAGGCAAAGGAAGGCGCTGAGGAAGCCCCAAAAGTTGAGTTTTAG
- a CDS encoding TPM domain-containing protein, producing MPGARNFFSPEQKEQIVDAIRQAELSTSGEIRVHLEERCEGEVLDRAAYLFEKLGMMQTAERNGVLIYIAVKDRKFAVIGDAGINAVVEPNYWEDVRHMMAEHFKRGKYVAGLIKAIGRIGAKLKKHFPYQDDDTNELSDEISFTKA from the coding sequence ATGCCCGGAGCCAGGAATTTTTTTAGTCCCGAGCAAAAGGAACAGATCGTGGATGCCATCCGCCAAGCGGAGCTGTCCACCTCGGGCGAAATACGCGTGCACCTCGAGGAGAGGTGCGAGGGCGAGGTGCTCGACCGTGCGGCTTACCTTTTTGAAAAGCTCGGTATGATGCAGACAGCCGAGCGCAATGGTGTGCTCATTTATATTGCTGTCAAAGACCGTAAGTTCGCCGTCATTGGCGATGCAGGCATCAATGCTGTGGTGGAACCCAATTACTGGGAAGATGTCAGGCATATGATGGCCGAGCACTTCAAGCGGGGCAAATATGTGGCCGGATTGATCAAAGCCATCGGGCGCATTGGCGCTAAGCTCAAAAAGCATTTCCCATATCAAGACGACGACACCAATGAATTATCCGACGAGATATCGTTTACCAAGGCTTGA
- a CDS encoding TPM domain-containing protein, which produces MNYPTRYRLPRLELPLLLVFLLLGGLLRAQLPSPPDPPRLVVDMAGILNSSEQQALERKLVAYDDSTSTQILVLTVPDLQGLDPADYAFRIGESWGVGRRGFNNGVVILVKPKTERSRGQAFIATGYGMEEKVPDARARRIVENEMIPYFRNGNYYQGIDKAVDAIIALAAGTYQGTGKEEPLPPALGLVLLAFILFVVLLIIFGNKSNHMSGGRMKSPDLWTLIWLASMANKGHSGSWGRFSGGSGGRGFGGGGFGGFGGGSFGGGGAGGSW; this is translated from the coding sequence ATGAATTATCCGACGAGATATCGTTTACCAAGGCTTGAGTTACCGCTTCTGCTTGTTTTTCTGCTGCTTGGTGGCTTGCTTCGGGCGCAATTGCCTTCGCCACCCGACCCACCCCGTTTGGTGGTTGACATGGCCGGCATTTTGAATTCGTCGGAACAGCAGGCGCTTGAGCGTAAGCTTGTGGCCTACGACGACAGCACCTCAACACAGATTTTGGTACTCACTGTGCCTGATCTTCAGGGGCTTGACCCGGCCGACTATGCCTTCCGCATTGGCGAAAGCTGGGGTGTGGGCCGTAGAGGATTCAACAATGGGGTGGTCATTCTTGTGAAACCCAAAACCGAACGTTCACGTGGTCAGGCTTTTATAGCCACAGGTTATGGCATGGAAGAGAAAGTGCCCGATGCACGTGCCCGCCGCATTGTCGAAAATGAGATGATTCCTTATTTCAGAAATGGCAATTATTACCAGGGAATTGACAAAGCCGTAGATGCGATCATTGCGCTTGCTGCCGGCACTTATCAGGGCACCGGAAAGGAAGAACCTCTTCCGCCTGCGCTTGGACTTGTACTGCTGGCGTTCATCCTGTTTGTGGTTTTGCTGATCATCTTTGGCAATAAGAGCAACCATATGAGCGGCGGCCGGATGAAAAGCCCCGACCTTTGGACCCTCATCTGGTTGGCATCGATGGCCAACAAAGGTCATTCGGGCAGTTGGGGCAGATTCTCAGGAGGTTCTGGTGGTCGTGGTTTTGGGGGTGGAGGTTTTGGCGGTTTCGGTGGCGGAAGCTTCGGGGGCGGGGGAGCCGGAGGAAGCTGGTGA